In one Streptomyces venezuelae genomic region, the following are encoded:
- a CDS encoding MFS transporter, with protein sequence MNHGRLVLPVVLSATFVQLLNVTVAQVAAPAIQTALGAGPGAVQLVLAGYTLTYACLLIPAARLGERYGYRRLFVAGTMVFIAGSVAGACAPDAASLIAARLLQGAGSGLVAPQVLSLIQATTAASSRPRALGLYGATMAVASLAGPLIGGLVLSADLLGLGWRPVMLLTVPVALASLAGATALPRTRGAEGLRVDKLGALLVTVGAGALILPLALGREAGWPWWTWAGFAVAVASLGYFVRSLQHRPDPLIHPAVLRDRPARRGTLLVFVFNTGVPSFTYLLFLHLQSAVGYSALSAALTSAPFAAAAVAGSRAAPALTRRHGPTVLTVASVVLAGMCLALAPLVGSAAGRQAALPVLAVGGTAFGAFTASVFTLVLAEVRGPATGSVSGLLPTAQQLGGSIGVTAAGLAYHAPAADADSAFRHAMLYQAAAFTITALISLRLRDRPDPGPVHGPAVTAEGHVRKTRI encoded by the coding sequence GTGAACCACGGACGCCTCGTGCTGCCGGTGGTGCTCAGCGCCACGTTCGTGCAGCTGCTCAACGTCACTGTCGCCCAGGTCGCCGCGCCGGCGATCCAGACCGCTCTGGGCGCCGGCCCGGGCGCCGTGCAACTGGTCCTCGCCGGATACACCCTGACGTACGCGTGCCTTCTCATCCCCGCCGCGCGGCTGGGCGAGCGGTACGGCTACCGCCGGCTGTTCGTGGCGGGCACCATGGTCTTCATCGCGGGCTCGGTGGCCGGGGCATGTGCCCCCGACGCCGCGTCCCTGATCGCGGCCCGGCTGCTGCAGGGCGCGGGCAGCGGCCTGGTCGCCCCCCAGGTGCTGTCGCTCATCCAGGCAACCACTGCGGCATCGAGTCGGCCGCGCGCCCTGGGACTGTACGGCGCCACCATGGCCGTCGCGTCACTGGCCGGGCCGCTGATCGGCGGCCTCGTCCTCAGTGCCGACCTGCTCGGCCTCGGCTGGCGGCCGGTGATGCTCCTCACCGTGCCGGTGGCGCTCGCCTCGCTGGCCGGCGCGACCGCGCTGCCCCGCACCCGCGGGGCGGAGGGACTCCGCGTCGACAAGCTGGGTGCGCTGCTGGTCACTGTGGGAGCCGGCGCGCTGATCCTGCCCTTGGCGCTGGGGCGGGAAGCCGGCTGGCCCTGGTGGACGTGGGCCGGTTTCGCCGTGGCCGTGGCCTCTCTCGGCTACTTCGTCCGGAGCCTCCAGCACCGGCCCGATCCGCTGATCCATCCAGCGGTGCTGCGTGACCGGCCGGCACGGAGGGGCACGCTGCTGGTGTTCGTGTTCAACACAGGCGTGCCCTCCTTCACGTACCTGCTCTTCCTCCACCTTCAGTCCGCCGTCGGGTACTCGGCCCTGTCGGCCGCGCTGACGTCGGCGCCGTTCGCTGCCGCCGCCGTCGCCGGAAGCAGAGCCGCGCCCGCTCTCACCCGCCGGCACGGGCCGACGGTGCTCACCGTCGCGTCCGTGGTGCTGGCCGGGATGTGCCTGGCGCTGGCCCCGCTCGTCGGCTCGGCGGCGGGCCGCCAGGCGGCACTGCCCGTGTTGGCCGTCGGCGGAACCGCGTTCGGGGCCTTCACCGCGTCGGTGTTCACTCTGGTCCTGGCCGAGGTGCGCGGCCCCGCCACCGGTTCTGTCTCCGGACTGCTGCCCACAGCGCAACAGCTCGGCGGATCCATCGGAGTGACCGCGGCCGGACTCGCCTATCACGCCCCAGCCGCCGACGCGGACTCCGCGTTTCGGCACGCCATGCTTTACCAGGCCGCCGCCTTCACGATCACCGCGCTGATCAGTCTCCGACTCCGCGACCGGCCTGACCCCGGGCCCGTGCACGGCCCGGCAGTCACAGCGGAAGGACATGTACGCAAAACACGCATCTGA
- a CDS encoding alpha/beta fold hydrolase has protein sequence MTRPSFTDTVFVLVHGAWHGSGQWAATQRALAGLGAASMAVDLPGHGFDAPLPSGYLQPGQPGMLTERSTLAAMTMDECAEPVLDTLTQARHHRRVVLVAHSAGGGPASLAAERAPELVDEIVYLSAFVPAGRRRFLDYLGSPENATARGQSLNLGDPGELGAVRINPLSQDPAYVEELRQTHYHDTPMDRFARWRSALSTDLPLAIPTTPVIVTPGRWGRIPRTFVRCADDRALPPAVQDLMIAEADRAMPGTPFAVRTLPGSHSPFAARPRELAAVLLP, from the coding sequence ATGACTCGTCCATCCTTTACAGACACCGTCTTCGTCCTTGTGCACGGGGCCTGGCACGGCTCCGGGCAGTGGGCGGCGACGCAGCGCGCACTCGCCGGACTCGGTGCCGCGAGCATGGCCGTCGACCTGCCGGGACACGGCTTCGATGCACCACTGCCCAGCGGATACCTCCAGCCGGGCCAGCCGGGCATGCTGACCGAGAGGTCCACGCTCGCCGCCATGACGATGGACGAGTGCGCCGAGCCCGTACTGGACACGCTGACCCAGGCCCGCCACCACCGTCGCGTCGTGCTCGTGGCACACAGCGCGGGCGGCGGCCCCGCCTCACTGGCCGCCGAGCGGGCCCCCGAACTCGTCGACGAAATCGTCTACCTCTCGGCCTTCGTGCCCGCCGGACGGCGGCGATTCCTCGACTATCTCGGCTCGCCCGAGAACGCCACGGCACGAGGCCAGAGCCTCAACCTGGGCGACCCCGGGGAACTGGGCGCCGTACGGATCAACCCTCTCTCGCAGGATCCCGCCTACGTCGAAGAATTGCGGCAGACCCACTACCACGACACCCCCATGGACCGCTTCGCCCGCTGGCGCTCGGCACTGAGCACCGATCTGCCGCTGGCGATCCCCACCACCCCGGTCATCGTGACCCCCGGCCGCTGGGGACGCATCCCGCGGACCTTCGTACGCTGCGCGGACGACCGGGCGCTGCCACCGGCCGTCCAGGACCTGATGATCGCGGAAGCCGACCGGGCCATGCCCGGCACCCCGTTCGCCGTGCGCACCCTCCCGGGCAGCCACAGCCCGTTCGCCGCCCGGCCCCGTGAGCTCGCCGCGGTGCTGCTGCCGTGA
- a CDS encoding LysR family transcriptional regulator — protein sequence MEARHLRYALALAEHEHFGRAAGALGIAQPPLSKQIADLEREVGSRLFDRTRQGVFPTAAGAAFLARARRALDEITAASVDAARAARGETGRLRLGFIASALLEPLPDVLGRFGRERPDVRLELHEMATNRSTAALVAGELDVAIGLGRPRGVGAEKLVSVPIGHDHLVAVVSSTHPYAGQASVDVDQLRRQPLILAPDEDEPAVVTGLRTLLGKDSATLTGATVARDIHTIIGLAACGVGVGLGPSRMLTAPRRGTWFCEVTPHTPLPDLVLSFQVRDRSPALNAFLDVIRTNCPDVGAALDHRLGPPARTKGATG from the coding sequence ATGGAGGCGCGGCATCTGAGGTACGCGCTGGCCCTGGCCGAGCACGAGCACTTCGGCCGGGCGGCCGGCGCCCTGGGCATCGCGCAGCCTCCGCTCTCCAAGCAGATCGCCGACCTCGAACGGGAGGTGGGCAGCCGCTTGTTCGATCGCACCCGCCAGGGGGTGTTCCCGACCGCTGCGGGCGCGGCGTTCCTGGCCCGGGCCCGCAGGGCGCTCGACGAGATCACGGCGGCCTCGGTCGACGCGGCCAGGGCGGCACGCGGCGAGACGGGCCGGCTGCGCCTGGGGTTCATCGCCTCGGCGCTGCTCGAACCTCTGCCGGACGTCCTGGGCCGGTTCGGCCGTGAACGGCCCGACGTACGGCTGGAACTGCACGAGATGGCGACCAACCGCAGCACGGCCGCGCTCGTCGCCGGCGAACTGGACGTGGCGATCGGCCTCGGCCGACCACGGGGCGTCGGGGCCGAGAAGTTGGTGTCGGTCCCGATCGGACACGACCACCTGGTCGCGGTCGTGAGCAGCACACACCCGTACGCGGGTCAGGCTTCGGTGGACGTGGACCAACTGCGCCGACAGCCACTGATCCTGGCGCCGGACGAGGACGAGCCCGCCGTCGTCACCGGGCTGCGAACCCTGCTGGGCAAGGACTCCGCGACGCTCACCGGCGCGACCGTCGCGAGGGACATCCACACCATCATCGGCCTCGCCGCCTGCGGCGTGGGTGTCGGTCTGGGGCCCTCCCGCATGCTGACGGCCCCACGGCGGGGCACGTGGTTCTGTGAGGTGACCCCGCACACACCTCTGCCCGATCTGGTCCTGTCCTTCCAAGTCCGGGACCGCTCCCCGGCCCTGAACGCCTTCCTCGACGTCATCCGCACGAACTGCCCCGACGTGGGTGCCGCGCTCGACCACCGGCTCGGCCCACCCGCGCGCACCAAAGGGGCAACGGGATGA
- a CDS encoding PmrA, protein MLLARSRHASVRSLERYARPGVGSIARHVAERDPAAHRRT, encoded by the coding sequence ATGCTGCTGGCCCGCTCCCGCCACGCATCCGTCCGCTCCCTGGAGCGGTACGCCCGTCCCGGCGTCGGCTCGATCGCCCGGCACGTCGCCGAACGCGACCCCGCTGCACACCGCCGCACGTAA
- a CDS encoding SGNH/GDSL hydrolase family protein, whose protein sequence is MTTRIACLGDSLTRAQFSVDYLDLLGRRHPLGDMQLARFGANGDFAYNLLQRLDAVVTNPPDVITVLIGTNDARASLAGYPVEQAMERKQLPDRPSAGWFQQCLGAVVARLRAETDATIGLLLLPVLGQQLDGPAAKASQEYSRMIAEVAATNEVAYLPLHERQIEELRQADAPPISYREVTPAAGVGVLVQHAVLRRSLDTISRRRGLVLTTDHIHQNSRGAALIAEVIDAGLLAQSA, encoded by the coding sequence GTGACGACACGCATCGCGTGCCTCGGCGACAGCCTCACCCGCGCGCAGTTCAGCGTCGACTACCTGGATCTTCTCGGACGACGCCACCCTCTCGGTGACATGCAGCTTGCCCGTTTCGGCGCCAACGGCGACTTCGCCTACAACCTCTTGCAGCGCCTCGATGCCGTCGTCACGAACCCACCCGATGTGATCACCGTGTTGATCGGGACCAACGACGCCCGAGCGAGCCTTGCCGGTTACCCCGTCGAGCAGGCCATGGAACGCAAACAGCTACCCGATCGCCCGTCGGCCGGCTGGTTCCAACAGTGCCTGGGAGCCGTCGTCGCACGGCTGCGAGCGGAGACCGACGCGACGATCGGTCTGCTGTTGCTACCGGTACTCGGCCAACAACTCGACGGACCAGCGGCAAAGGCATCGCAGGAGTACAGCCGGATGATCGCCGAGGTCGCCGCCACCAACGAGGTGGCCTACCTTCCGCTCCACGAACGCCAGATCGAGGAACTGCGCCAAGCGGACGCACCGCCGATTTCATACCGGGAGGTGACGCCCGCAGCAGGCGTCGGCGTCCTCGTCCAGCACGCAGTGCTGCGCCGCAGCCTCGACACGATCTCGCGGCGGCGAGGTCTCGTGCTCACGACCGACCACATCCACCAGAACAGCCGCGGCGCCGCCCTTATCGCTGAGGTCATCGACGCCGGTCTGCTGGCCCAGAGCGCGTAG
- a CDS encoding cupin domain-containing protein, whose translation MRLVNHERNAMDLRTIPVHLGLGSTAKPVEGFTWDPEVLQAYSAAVAADGAEGRMVMIFDGDGLGDHWESHPAGDELVVCLSGSVTVTRDVDGVPDHVLLGPGEATINPAGVWHVVDMEGPTTILAITATLCTDHRPRIDTRPTERVGTPSPEEAP comes from the coding sequence ATGAGACTCGTCAACCACGAACGCAATGCCATGGACCTGCGGACCATCCCCGTGCACCTCGGACTGGGATCGACAGCGAAACCCGTCGAGGGTTTCACCTGGGACCCGGAGGTGCTCCAGGCCTACAGCGCCGCGGTCGCGGCAGACGGCGCCGAGGGCCGGATGGTGATGATCTTCGACGGCGACGGGCTCGGCGACCATTGGGAGAGCCACCCTGCAGGCGACGAACTGGTCGTTTGCCTCAGCGGGTCCGTGACGGTCACCCGCGACGTGGACGGGGTGCCCGACCACGTTCTGCTCGGGCCGGGCGAGGCCACCATCAACCCGGCCGGGGTATGGCACGTGGTCGACATGGAGGGGCCGACGACCATCCTGGCCATCACTGCGACCCTCTGCACCGACCACCGTCCTCGGATCGACACCCGCCCGACCGAACGCGTCGGCACGCCCAGCCCGGAGGAAGCGCCGTGA
- a CDS encoding AraC family transcriptional regulator: protein MEDHTATGIGARPAPVLREYVDSYVGFDLRGFPTGVHCGPPSRALTAVISLSDPLEVAAGVDDGSPVTRFGSVAGGLMRRSVAIHHDGRQQGVQVSLTPLGARAIYGMPSAELAHRLVPLDELLGAFAVELVDRLRSATTWAARFTALDELLLRAVGRGACGDHVRWVRPEVAEAWRRLVAARGCVQVGAVAAELGWSRRYLTERFRGEVGLSPKTFARVLRFEHAHELAAARDPLPWGDVATVSGYADQAHLVRDWREFTGRSPTAWRRNEVLLGAG, encoded by the coding sequence ATGGAGGACCACACGGCCACCGGGATCGGTGCACGTCCGGCGCCCGTCTTGCGGGAGTACGTCGACTCGTACGTCGGCTTCGACCTCCGCGGGTTCCCGACGGGGGTGCACTGCGGCCCGCCGAGCCGCGCGCTCACTGCGGTGATCAGCCTGTCAGATCCTTTGGAGGTGGCGGCGGGCGTTGACGACGGGTCACCCGTCACCCGATTCGGCAGCGTGGCCGGCGGTCTGATGCGCCGGTCCGTCGCGATTCACCACGACGGACGCCAGCAAGGTGTCCAGGTATCGCTGACACCGCTCGGGGCCCGGGCCATCTACGGCATGCCGTCCGCCGAGCTCGCCCACCGACTGGTCCCACTTGACGAGCTTCTCGGAGCGTTTGCCGTCGAGTTGGTCGACCGGCTCCGATCGGCGACAACATGGGCGGCGCGGTTCACCGCGCTGGACGAATTGCTCCTCCGGGCTGTCGGCCGTGGTGCCTGCGGCGACCATGTGCGTTGGGTGCGCCCCGAGGTAGCCGAGGCATGGCGCCGCCTCGTCGCCGCGCGGGGTTGCGTCCAGGTTGGTGCGGTCGCCGCGGAACTCGGCTGGAGCCGTCGGTACCTCACCGAGCGGTTTCGCGGTGAGGTGGGCCTGTCGCCGAAGACCTTCGCCCGAGTCTTGCGCTTCGAGCACGCGCACGAACTGGCGGCGGCGCGGGACCCACTCCCGTGGGGCGATGTGGCAACCGTCTCTGGCTATGCCGACCAGGCCCATCTCGTCCGGGACTGGCGCGAGTTCACGGGCCGATCGCCGACGGCCTGGCGTCGCAACGAAGTCCTCCTCGGAGCCGGGTAG
- a CDS encoding type 1 glutamine amidotransferase domain-containing protein — protein MTQRVLNVVTNVGHYDDPSHTTGLWLSELTHAWHVFEEHGYEQTLVSPAGGAVPLEPRALKFPNYDKTAKAWHADPGRMAMLENTASPDQIDPTKYDAIYFTGGHAVMYDFPDSEGLQHITREMYERGGIVSSVCHGYCGLLNTRLSDGSYLITGRKMTGFAWTEEVLARVDKLVPYNAEEKAKQRGALYEKAKLPFVSYVVTDGNLVTGQNPGSAKATAKKVVEAIEGNASKERG, from the coding sequence ATGACTCAGCGCGTCCTCAACGTCGTCACCAACGTCGGCCACTACGACGACCCTTCCCACACCACCGGCCTGTGGCTCTCCGAGCTCACGCACGCCTGGCACGTCTTCGAGGAACACGGCTACGAGCAGACGCTCGTCAGCCCGGCCGGCGGCGCGGTGCCCCTCGAGCCGCGTGCGCTGAAGTTCCCGAACTACGACAAGACCGCCAAGGCATGGCACGCCGATCCCGGAAGGATGGCCATGCTCGAAAACACGGCGAGCCCGGACCAGATCGACCCGACCAAGTACGACGCGATCTACTTCACCGGCGGTCACGCGGTGATGTACGACTTCCCCGACAGCGAGGGCCTGCAGCACATCACCCGCGAGATGTACGAGCGCGGCGGCATCGTCTCCTCGGTCTGCCATGGCTACTGCGGCCTGCTCAACACCCGGCTCTCCGACGGCTCCTACCTCATCACCGGCCGCAAGATGACGGGATTCGCCTGGACCGAGGAGGTCCTCGCCCGCGTCGACAAGCTGGTCCCCTACAACGCCGAGGAGAAGGCCAAGCAGCGCGGCGCGCTCTACGAGAAGGCGAAACTGCCGTTCGTCTCCTACGTCGTCACCGACGGCAACCTCGTCACCGGCCAGAACCCGGGCTCAGCCAAGGCCACGGCGAAGAAGGTCGTCGAAGCCATCGAGGGCAACGCGTCGAAAGAGCGAGGCTGA
- a CDS encoding succinic semialdehyde dehydrogenase, with translation MTTTNTAPAEPALPTSLTPARLAHLATLVAAGARARRVATTSPFTGAPLADLPVSTPEDVEESFARARAAQAGWAATPVADRKRIMLRFHDLVLQRQEEALDLMQAESGKTRRDAFLEVSDIAITARYYARSARRLLAPKRRRGAIPVLTHTTELHHPKGVVTVISPWNYPLSMAAGDALPALMAGNAVVQKPDTQTALTALWALALMREAGLPTDVWQMVVGRGSSIGDALMEGGDYMMFTGSTASGRQIARNAGERLIGASLELGGKNAMIVLADADIEKAAAGAVAACFPSAGQLCVSIERLYIADEIHGAFVAAFVQRVRAMRLGAAYDFSVDMGSLTTPSQLETVSSHVDDAVSKGATVLAGGKPRPDLGPLFYEPTILADVTPEMALFDHETFGPVVSIYRYRSADEAVTMANATPYGLNASVWGRNGTEARKVAGRLHAGTVNVNEAFAAAWGSVDAPMGGMGDSGLGRRHGADGLLKYTEAQTVAHQRLQGFTPPRGVQHEQWARILTQAFRTLRALGIR, from the coding sequence ATGACCACCACGAACACTGCCCCCGCCGAGCCCGCCCTCCCGACATCGCTGACGCCGGCCCGTCTCGCCCACCTGGCCACCCTGGTGGCCGCCGGTGCTCGCGCCCGGCGGGTCGCCACGACCTCGCCGTTCACCGGCGCACCGCTCGCGGACCTGCCGGTCTCGACCCCCGAGGACGTCGAGGAATCCTTCGCCCGGGCACGCGCTGCCCAGGCCGGCTGGGCCGCCACCCCGGTGGCCGACCGCAAGCGCATCATGCTGCGCTTCCACGACCTCGTCCTCCAGCGGCAGGAGGAGGCGCTCGACCTGATGCAGGCCGAGAGCGGCAAGACCCGTCGCGACGCGTTCCTCGAGGTCAGCGACATCGCGATCACCGCCCGCTACTACGCGCGCAGCGCGCGGCGGCTGCTCGCACCCAAGCGCCGCAGGGGCGCGATCCCGGTGCTGACCCACACCACCGAACTGCACCACCCCAAGGGCGTCGTCACCGTCATCTCGCCCTGGAACTACCCGCTCAGCATGGCCGCCGGCGACGCCCTCCCGGCCCTGATGGCCGGCAACGCCGTCGTACAGAAACCCGACACCCAGACCGCCCTGACCGCGCTGTGGGCGCTGGCCCTCATGCGCGAGGCCGGCCTGCCGACCGACGTCTGGCAGATGGTGGTCGGCCGTGGCAGCTCCATCGGAGACGCGCTCATGGAAGGCGGGGACTACATGATGTTCACCGGCTCCACCGCCAGCGGTCGCCAGATAGCGCGCAACGCGGGGGAGCGGCTGATCGGCGCGTCCCTGGAGCTCGGCGGCAAGAACGCCATGATCGTCCTCGCCGACGCCGACATCGAGAAGGCCGCCGCCGGCGCGGTCGCCGCCTGCTTCCCCTCGGCCGGGCAGCTGTGCGTGTCCATCGAACGGCTCTACATCGCCGATGAGATCCACGGCGCGTTCGTCGCCGCGTTCGTCCAACGGGTCCGGGCCATGCGCCTGGGTGCGGCCTATGACTTCTCGGTGGACATGGGCTCGCTGACCACCCCCTCACAGCTCGAGACCGTCAGCTCGCACGTCGACGACGCGGTATCGAAAGGGGCGACCGTACTGGCCGGAGGCAAGCCCCGGCCCGACCTCGGACCACTGTTCTACGAGCCGACGATCCTGGCGGACGTGACCCCGGAGATGGCGCTGTTCGACCACGAGACGTTCGGCCCCGTCGTATCGATCTACCGCTACCGGTCGGCCGACGAGGCGGTGACGATGGCCAACGCCACGCCGTACGGCCTCAACGCGAGCGTCTGGGGCCGCAACGGCACCGAGGCCCGCAAGGTCGCGGGACGGCTCCACGCCGGCACCGTGAACGTCAACGAGGCGTTCGCCGCCGCCTGGGGCAGCGTCGACGCCCCCATGGGAGGCATGGGGGACTCCGGCCTCGGCCGCCGTCACGGCGCCGACGGGCTGCTCAAGTACACCGAAGCCCAAACCGTCGCCCACCAGCGCCTCCAGGGCTTCACCCCGCCCCGCGGGGTGCAGCACGAGCAGTGGGCACGGATCCTGACCCAGGCGTTCAGGACACTGCGTGCCCTGGGCATCCGCTGA
- a CDS encoding acetoacetate decarboxylase family protein — protein MAPTGKLTDRTVEVDLGGRLVTVPQGGLYDRFRMDTDLDEVERDPRVSSVDFFRRMPKTRVDSRIGPTLTPNFYYRIATTRLTMLAPTKAIRARLPQELDPLEIAPGLGIVSVMAFRYDVCDIDFYTEAAVGIAVKPARHGGLGLLDLVTGLKNDSLHSYVLSLPVNTEIAQVRGHDGYGFPKWVTKLDVDIDNARTSAKVTNDQGGLDLALSAPTPKQTARTTGEHVSTLTSYTTIDGAWHSTTSQINMLSSGTTRLPRGLDLQLGEGRTSDDLRSLKPIRTIQLDVTTEGQLALHMPVPTSIQDRS, from the coding sequence ATGGCACCGACCGGCAAGCTGACCGACCGGACCGTAGAGGTCGACCTCGGAGGGCGTCTCGTCACCGTTCCTCAAGGCGGCCTTTATGACCGGTTCCGCATGGACACCGACCTCGACGAGGTCGAACGGGACCCGCGGGTCAGCAGCGTCGACTTCTTCCGCCGGATGCCGAAGACCCGCGTGGACTCCCGCATCGGGCCCACGCTGACGCCGAACTTCTACTACCGCATCGCCACGACCCGGCTCACGATGCTCGCGCCGACCAAGGCGATCCGGGCCCGCCTGCCTCAGGAGCTGGACCCGCTCGAGATCGCTCCAGGGCTCGGAATCGTCTCCGTGATGGCCTTCCGGTACGACGTGTGCGACATCGACTTCTACACCGAGGCCGCGGTCGGCATCGCCGTGAAGCCGGCACGGCACGGTGGGCTGGGCTTGCTCGACCTGGTCACCGGGCTCAAGAACGACTCCCTGCACTCCTACGTCCTCTCCCTCCCGGTCAACACCGAGATCGCGCAGGTGCGCGGCCACGACGGCTACGGGTTCCCCAAATGGGTCACCAAGCTCGACGTCGACATCGACAACGCGCGCACCTCCGCCAAGGTCACCAACGACCAGGGCGGCCTCGACCTCGCTCTGTCGGCGCCCACCCCGAAGCAGACCGCCCGGACCACCGGCGAACACGTCTCGACCTTGACCTCCTACACCACGATCGACGGCGCCTGGCACTCCACGACCAGCCAGATCAACATGCTCTCCTCGGGCACCACGCGGCTTCCCCGCGGCCTGGACCTGCAGCTCGGTGAGGGCCGGACGAGCGACGACCTGCGCTCGCTGAAGCCGATCCGAACGATCCAGCTCGACGTCACCACCGAGGGCCAGCTGGCGCTGCACATGCCCGTGCCCACCTCCATCCAGGACCGGAGCTGA
- a CDS encoding TetR/AcrR family transcriptional regulator, producing the protein MSTSEKAGYHHGDLRAALLSTAMEMLEGGEPFSLRAVARRAGVSPTAPYRHFKDRDALESALAVEGFRGLLADLGGGRDLPASLPDLAEFAVTYVAFALRRPALFRVMFGKPCDDADDERVKAADALRELLADALGRVSPEADASALATAGWGLAHGLACLHLDGKLQAASGEEVADRVRSAFLAITSTGA; encoded by the coding sequence ATGTCAACATCAGAGAAGGCCGGCTACCACCACGGCGACCTGCGAGCGGCGCTGCTGTCGACCGCGATGGAGATGCTCGAGGGCGGCGAGCCCTTCTCGCTGCGCGCCGTCGCGCGCCGGGCCGGCGTGTCGCCGACCGCGCCGTATCGCCACTTCAAGGACCGCGACGCACTGGAGTCCGCGCTGGCCGTCGAGGGCTTCCGGGGTCTGCTGGCCGACCTGGGAGGCGGGCGGGACCTGCCCGCCTCACTCCCGGACCTTGCCGAGTTCGCCGTCACCTATGTCGCCTTCGCGCTGCGGCGCCCGGCCCTGTTCCGCGTCATGTTCGGCAAGCCGTGCGACGACGCCGACGACGAGCGGGTCAAGGCCGCGGACGCCCTGCGTGAGCTGCTGGCCGACGCGCTCGGTCGAGTCTCCCCCGAAGCGGACGCATCGGCCCTCGCCACGGCCGGCTGGGGGCTCGCCCACGGGCTCGCCTGCCTGCATCTCGACGGCAAGCTGCAGGCCGCGTCGGGCGAGGAGGTCGCCGACCGGGTGCGCAGCGCGTTCCTTGCCATCACATCGACCGGGGCCTGA
- a CDS encoding NAD-dependent epimerase/dehydratase family protein — translation MQTVLGAGGPIADELVNELRRNHTKAIRLVSRKPSRVNDTDELVAADLTDADATSRAVAGSDIAYLTVGLPLDSELWERQFPVMMRNVIDACAEHGTKLVFFDNTYMYPGTSTPQTESTAFVPGGRKGRVRAELATMLLEAMRAGRVEALIGRAPEFYGPGRTKSYTNSLVFDRIKAGKRPFVPVDAHAKRSLIWTPDASRALALLGNTPDAYGQTWHLPVDPDRQSYAQLIEIAGEVTGRKIGYTVLPMLAFGLGRRFVKPLDEMYELLVRYRGDNIFDTSKFAARFPEFQVTSYREGVERVLAD, via the coding sequence ATGCAGACCGTCCTCGGCGCCGGCGGACCGATCGCCGACGAGCTCGTGAACGAGCTCCGCCGCAACCACACCAAGGCCATCCGCCTCGTCAGCCGCAAGCCGTCGAGGGTGAACGACACCGATGAGCTCGTGGCCGCAGACCTCACCGACGCCGATGCCACCAGCCGCGCCGTCGCAGGCAGCGACATCGCCTACCTCACCGTCGGCCTGCCCCTGGACTCGGAGCTGTGGGAGCGACAGTTCCCCGTCATGATGCGCAACGTCATCGACGCCTGCGCCGAACACGGCACGAAGCTCGTGTTCTTCGACAACACCTACATGTATCCAGGAACATCGACGCCCCAGACCGAGTCGACGGCATTCGTACCGGGCGGACGCAAGGGACGGGTCCGTGCGGAGCTCGCCACCATGCTGCTCGAGGCCATGCGAGCCGGCCGCGTCGAAGCCCTGATCGGACGAGCGCCCGAGTTCTACGGTCCCGGCCGGACGAAGAGCTACACGAACTCGTTGGTGTTCGACCGGATCAAGGCGGGCAAGCGGCCCTTCGTCCCGGTCGACGCCCACGCGAAGCGGTCCCTGATCTGGACCCCCGATGCGAGCCGCGCTCTCGCCCTGCTCGGCAACACGCCGGATGCCTACGGCCAGACGTGGCACCTGCCGGTCGACCCGGACCGACAGTCCTACGCCCAGCTCATCGAGATCGCCGGAGAGGTCACCGGCCGCAAGATCGGCTACACGGTGCTGCCGATGCTCGCCTTCGGCCTCGGGCGCCGCTTCGTCAAGCCGCTCGACGAGATGTACGAACTGCTCGTCCGCTACCGGGGCGACAACATCTTCGATACCTCGAAGTTCGCGGCCCGCTTTCCCGAATTCCAGGTCACGAGCTATCGGGAGGGAGTGGAGCGGGTCCTCGCCGACTGA